One window of the Passer domesticus isolate bPasDom1 chromosome W, bPasDom1.hap1, whole genome shotgun sequence genome contains the following:
- the LOC135289020 gene encoding uncharacterized protein LOC135289020 isoform X4, with translation MDVKNVVKSQATFSCLKDLLEDGDDLLHFKGVVDVTAGRAEEYCSRQVSSHPTDVTTCHTGNCCLNTQDSASPQSLADVQACKGPGLGRPLSRNSLLGEQADTSLGNLTDFGKDDSEKSAAVLEIYAEKVTSVSDDFSDDDLEYFECSDVLTVHEDEIWKKKLEFLLESDDEDDLKLSKDCDGCAYFLSEMPCVFQVSDNTTPMDTPIGFCEHQSKIKGVNVRRDPSMYSQSALQTEMTLTVGHHRDKSAILKDKEKNQVPVASAATGNEHPRSEEETNGSGRLAAGSSRDEPKPRDTVPAQVDSSAHGIGAACTDQASGTMTETSPDGDVLGESSLLLEEGRRNVPEGNARHAVCTLTESLRRNLLKLLNPVELCRYVSTIGQSFQAAAAGRESRAPSPSQEGVCSAQITEEAESVPMQAGLCPTEEADKDTHGERKRTWRLSEQNQMPDENISFGSQGANLKSVTQNCENLCVEPRTEKEGIFRACESAGTSQLSAENMLLAKNADSQTSSLHCAPCEKREGCHQQVFSGQQIIRNGKKLKNNISPSPRWDMDSLPDKQECLCAVLSSAKLCDEPGEGEQRPGLDIHDSSNPDILCSRSAHEAVSEANPTSVLESGEAECKGDADISAVHDKLWKLLHEDDSDYRIPFGSRGTPSLGTRLTDIKVTELNSVQETCSDLPSPMDLIEEQEPITEPAHKPRTEKADCNVSDILLQRAAACESASRGNICLAQVVGTDGVCLNSGTGNERETPSICVSASSVLLSTQECLEPNPMAMDRNGSTVAWEGKLAVNNAAQTCEADSPQRLQNTQSCNLACPKADISDMSHGTVGQSLHTEYNIAMTNESVPGEGCHFMDCYPVRGELAYFLEEEDIFPSENTSQFIHAEHSSVNTIHKSCVVNLQEKGNHSGLSAPNFSNSDSYHLSKNNGCQDFQVVSNAQKYSDVMQSPSLIQLHETITHKNLPQNTDQLTEVAKQEGAVPPPSGEPFLRDFYVEVPCCEPCKPGGEQREICIPEEHRAEASCDSGVSQVSESQTAASLCNTEQHSFFVDSTFRSDEGLKIDSSKNPSYAARSVTSASAPLPREAQSEHHSTASGEDGGSQDWLHSQQLLGNKTLPVPTSVSHSEGLPSESAVACPATRNEGKTGSIQTGVKTNGNLTTLEIPCKSWKGLFQRVPGETKGEAALCENEHEIPRAIEYNPDEAEAKAPLHTLTGSQALKQIMNISTEQSCPDLIPSSKTAEAENSIKSTECDKKEEVRTAESVVSGLVNLPPVDSGNNQCFQEQPPHRRTSSFSLAWTTLDPFPVNTESQRNQEGSKSCQIPVAAAGPEPIKCKEDTTKSGHVAAGAKKKLPSATLSKKPRLEERGSVSKDSSCVKKSGKSEGGVIHKEDRKEQRKLILKKDSKAPRLLKKIQAELFPDCSGSIKLCCQFGDIHGDSTITWTKDSKLKPVTKTRECIIAA, from the exons ATGGATGTTAAAAATGTAGTTAAATCCCAGGCAACTTTTTCCTGCCTGAAAGATTTGTTAGAGGATGGTGATGACCTGCTTCATTTTAAGGGTGTGGTTGATGTCACTGCTGGAAGAGCAGAGGAATACTGCAGcagacaggtgtcttcccacCCCACAGACGTAACCACTTgtcacacaggcaactgttgcctTAACACACAAGACTCTGCATCTCCTCAGTCTCTGGCAGATGTCCAGGCATGTAAagggcctgggctgggcagacCTCTAAGCAGGAATTCCCTGCTGGGTGAGCAGGCAGACACTTCCCTAGGTAATCTCACCGATTTTGGAAAAGATGACTCTGAAAAGTCTGCTGCTGTTCTGGAGATTTATGCAGAGAAAGTAACAAGTGTAAGTGATGACTTTTCTGATGATGACCTGGAGTACTTTGAATGCTCAGATGTGCTTACAGTACATGAAGATGAaatctggaaaaagaaattagaatTTTTATTAGAAagtgatgatgaagatgatctAAAGCTGAGTAAGGATTGTGATGGGTGTGCTTACTTCCTCAGTGAAATGCCTTGTGTGTTCCAAGTGTCAGATAACACTACGCCTATGGATACCCCCATTGGCTTCTGTGAGCATCAGTCAAAAATCAAAGGAGTAAACGTAAGGAGAGACCCCTCTATGTACAGCCAGTCAGCTCTGCAGACAGAGATGACTCTCACTGTTGGACACCACCGAGATAAAAGTGCCATTttgaaagacaaagagaagaATCAAGTGCCTGTTGCTTCTGCAGCCACTGGAAATGAACATCCCAGAAGTGAAGAAGAGACTAATGGAAGTGGCCGTCTGGCTGCAGGTTCCTCAAGGGACGAACCAAAGCCCAGGGacactgtccctgcccaggtAGATTCCTCTGCCCATGGCATAGGTGCTGCTTGCACAGATCAGGCTTCGGGGACAATGACAGAAACCAGCCCCGACGGGGACGTGCTGGGGGAAAGctcactgctgctggaggaggggaGAAGGAATGTGCCAGAGGGAAATGCACGGCACGCTGTCTGTACCTTAACAGAAAGTCTGAGGAGAAACCTTTTGAAGCTGTTAAACCCCGTAGAACTTTGCAGATATGTAAGTACTATAGGACAGTctttccaggctgcagcagcaggtagGGAATCCAGAGCTCCGTCTCCCAGCCAGGAGGGGGTCTGCTCAGCACAGATTACCGAAGAGGCAGAAAGTGTGCCAATGCAGGCTGGTCTGTGTCCGACAGAAGAGGCAGATAAAGACACTCacggggaaaggaaaaggacttGGAGGCTGTCTGAGCAAAACCAGATGCCAGATGAGAACATCTCATTTGGG AGTCAAGGTGCTAATCTTAAAAGCGTTACCCAGAATTGTGAGAACCTCTGTGTGGAGCCCAGAACAGAAAAGGAAGGCATCTTCAGGGCTTGTGAGAGTGCAGGAACCAGCCAGCTCTCTGCTGAAAACATGCTGCTAGCAAAGAATGCAGATTCACAGACCTCTTCTCTTCACTGTGCTCCTTGTGAAAAGAGAGAAGGTTGTCACCAACAGGTCTTCTCTGGACAACAAATTATTAGGAATGGCAAAAAGTTAAAGAATAACATTTCCCCTTCTCCTCGATGGGATATGGACTCTCTTCCTGATAAACAGGAATGCTTGTGTgctgttctctcttctgcaaagcTGTGTGATGAGCCaggggagggagagcagaggcctGGGCTTGACATACATGACAGCAGTAACCCAGATATTCTCTGCAGCCGATCAGCCCATGAGGCTGTGTCTGAAGCTAATCCCACGTCAGTCCTGGAATCTGGAGAAGCTGAGTGCAAAGGAGATGCTGATATATCTGCAGTGCATGACAAGCTGTGGAAACTTCTTCATGAAGATGACTCAGACTATCGAATCCCATTTGGAAGCAGAGGCACCCCAAGTTTAGGTACGAGGCTGACAGATATCAAAGTCACAGAACTGAACTCTGTGCAGGAGACCTGTTCCGATCTTCCTTCGCCAATGGATTTGATAGAAGAGCAGGAGCCCATCACAGAACCAGCTCATAAGCCCAGAACTGAGAAAGCTGACTGCAATGTTTCTGATATCCtcctgcagagagctgcagcatgTGAGAGTGCATCCAGAGGAAACATTTGTCTTGCACAAGTGGTAGGAACAGATGGTGTCTGTCTAAATTCTGGCACTGGGAATGAGAGGGAAACACCATCCATTTGTGTTTCAGCAAGCAGTGTCCTCCTAAGTACCCAGGAGTGCTTAGAGCCAAATCCAATGGCCATGGACAGGAATGGATCCACTGTGGCTTGGGAAGGGAAGCTTGCTGTTAATAATGCTGCCCAAACATGTGAAGCAGATTCTCCTCAAAGGTTACAAAATACTCAGAGTTGTAATTTAGCATGTCCCAAAGCTGACATATCAGATATGTCACATGGGACAGTTGGACAGTCACTTCACACTGAATACAACATAGCCATGACAAATGAGTCTGTACCTGGAGAAGGCTGTCATTTTATGGACTGCTATCCAGTGAGAGGAGAATTGGCTTATTTCCTTGAAGAGGAAGATATTTTTCCCAGTGAAAATACCAGTCAGTTTATACATGCAGAACACTCTTCTGTAAACACCATACATAAAAGTTGTGTAGTGAATttacaagaaaaaggaaatcacTCAGGCTTGAGTGCACCAAATTTCAGTAATTCTGACAGCTACCATCTTTCAAAAAATAATGGCTGTCAGGATTTTCAAGTTGTTTCTAATGCACAGAAATACAGTGATGTAATGCAGTCGCCTAGTTTAATTCAGCTTCACGAAACCATAACACATAAGAATCTACCCCAAAATACAGACCAACTGACAGAAGTAGCAAAACAAGAAGGAGCAGTCCCTCCCCCTTCTGGGGAGCCATTTTTAAGAGATTTTTATGTAGAAGTGCCCTGCTGTGAACCATGTAAACCAGGAGGAGAACAGAGAGAGATTTGCATACCTGAGGAACACAGGGCTGAAGCTTCCTGTGACTCAGGAGTTAGTCAGGTTTCAGAGAGTCAGACTGCAGCTTCCCTTTGTAATACAGAACAGCATTCATTTTTTGTTGACAGCACCTTCAGGTCTGATGAAGGGTTAAAAATAGATTCTTCAAAAAATCCCTCCTATGCAGCTAGAAGTGTAACATCAGCCAGTGCtccactgcccagggaggctcaAAGTGAGCACCACAGCACAGCAAGTGGGGAGGATGGAGGTTCCCAGGATTGGCTACATTCCCAGCAACTGCTTGGAAACAAAACCCTGCCCGTCCCCACATCTGTAAGCCACTCAGAGGGCCTTCCCAGTGAATCTGCAGTGGCGTGTCCTGCTACAAGAAATGAGGGAAAAACTGGATCCATACAAACGGGAGTCAAAACAAATGGGAATTTAACTACATTGGAAATTCCCTGCAAGTCATGGAAGGGTCTGTTCCAGAGGGTCCCTGGAGAAACCAAAGGAGAAGCAGCCTTGTGTGAAAATGAACATGAGATTCCAAGAGCTATTGAATACAACCCAGATGAAGCTGAAGCAAAGGCTCCTTTGCACACTTTGACTGGCTCCCAGGCTCTGAAACAGATTATGAATATTAGCACAGAGCAGTCTTGTCCTGACTTGATCCCTTCCAGCAAGACAGCTGAGGCTGAGAATTCAATTAAGTCCACTGAGTGTGATAAAAAGGAGGAAGTCAGGACAGCAGAGAGTGTAGTAAGTGGTTTAGTTAATTTGCCACCAGTTGATTCAGGGAACAACCAGTGTTTTCAAGAGCAACCACCCCACAGAAGAACTTCATCATTCTCTTTGGCGTGGACCACACTTGATCCATTCCCAGTCAACACAGAAAGTCAAAGAAATCAGGAAGGGTCAAAATCCTGCCAGATaccagtggctgctgcagggcctgagcccaTCAAATGTAAAGAGGACACAACAAAGAGCGGGCATGTAGCTGCTGGAGCTAAGAAGAAATTACCATCAGCAACTCTGTCCAAAAAACCCAGGCTGGAGGAGAGAGGAAGTGTCAGCAAGGATTCCAGCTGTGTTAAAAAGTCTGGGAAGAGCGAGGGAGGCGTGATTCATAAAGAGGATAGAAAAGAGCAAAGGAAACTCATTTTGAAAAAGGATAGCAAAG CCCCCAGGCTGCTGAAGAAGATCCAAGCAGAGCTATTCCCCGACTGCTCTGGAAGTATTAAGCTGTGCTGTCAGTTTGGTGACATTcatggtgactccaccattACATGGACTAAAGATTCCAAG CTGAAGCCAGTTACCAAGACCAGGGAATGTATTATTGCTGCTTGA
- the LOC135289020 gene encoding alpha-protein kinase 2-like isoform X3 codes for MDVKNVVKSQATFSCLKDLLEDGDDLLHFKGVVDVTAGRAEEYCSRQVSSHPTDVTTCHTGNCCLNTQDSASPQSLADVQACKGPGLGRPLSRNSLLGEQADTSLGNLTDFGKDDSEKSAAVLEIYAEKVTSVSDDFSDDDLEYFECSDVLTVHEDEIWKKKLEFLLESDDEDDLKLSKDCDGCAYFLSEMPCVFQVSDNTTPMDTPIGFCEHQSKIKGVNVRRDPSMYSQSALQTEMTLTVGHHRDKSAILKDKEKNQVPVASAATGNEHPRSEEETNGSGRLAAGSSRDEPKPRDTVPAQVDSSAHGIGAACTDQASGTMTETSPDGDVLGESSLLLEEGRRNVPEGNARHAVCTLTESLRRNLLKLLNPVELCRYVSTIGQSFQAAAAGRESRAPSPSQEGVCSAQITEEAESVPMQAGLCPTEEADKDTHGERKRTWRLSEQNQMPDENISFGSQGANLKSVTQNCENLCVEPRTEKEGIFRACESAGTSQLSAENMLLAKNADSQTSSLHCAPCEKREGCHQQVFSGQQIIRNGKKLKNNISPSPRWDMDSLPDKQECLCAVLSSAKLCDEPGEGEQRPGLDIHDSSNPDILCSRSAHEAVSEANPTSVLESGEAECKGDADISAVHDKLWKLLHEDDSDYRIPFGSRGTPSLGTRLTDIKVTELNSVQETCSDLPSPMDLIEEQEPITEPAHKPRTEKADCNVSDILLQRAAACESASRGNICLAQVVGTDGVCLNSGTGNERETPSICVSASSVLLSTQECLEPNPMAMDRNGSTVAWEGKLAVNNAAQTCEADSPQRLQNTQSCNLACPKADISDMSHGTVGQSLHTEYNIAMTNESVPGEGCHFMDCYPVRGELAYFLEEEDIFPSENTSQFIHAEHSSVNTIHKSCVVNLQEKGNHSGLSAPNFSNSDSYHLSKNNGCQDFQVVSNAQKYSDVMQSPSLIQLHETITHKNLPQNTDQLTEVAKQEGAVPPPSGEPFLRDFYVEVPCCEPCKPGGEQREICIPEEHRAEASCDSGVSQVSESQTAASLCNTEQHSFFVDSTFRSDEGLKIDSSKNPSYAARSVTSASAPLPREAQSEHHSTASGEDGGSQDWLHSQQLLGNKTLPVPTSVSHSEGLPSESAVACPATRNEGKTGSIQTGVKTNGNLTTLEIPCKSWKGLFQRVPGETKGEAALCENEHEIPRAIEYNPDEAEAKAPLHTLTGSQALKQIMNISTEQSCPDLIPSSKTAEAENSIKSTECDKKEEVRTAESVVSGLVNLPPVDSGNNQCFQEQPPHRRTSSFSLAWTTLDPFPVNTESQRNQEGSKSCQIPVAAAGPEPIKCKEDTTKSGHVAAGAKKKLPSATLSKKPRLEERGSVSKDSSCVKKSGKSEGGVIHKEDRKEQRKLILKKDSKAPRLLKKIQAELFPDCSGSIKLCCQFGDIHGDSTITWTKDSKVLAQLQRSAQDDSPVSLEIAEASYQDQGMYYCCLNNMYGKVTAEFHLTAAVLERLSSFQSYEGAEEIEFMQLMFREDPLSSSYFGGTLHGAIMTEGLHFGEGMHRRAFRSRVLQGLAPAFAPGHPCVLKVHSALTYGTKSRDELLQKNYSLALQECYVQNTAREYAKLYAAEAEPLEGFGEVPEIIQIFLIHRPANNIPYATVEEELVGEFVKYSVKDGKEVNFLRRDSEAGQKCCTFQHWVYEKTNGNLLVTDLQGVGMKLTDVGIATLAKGGVSVSGTGDCSDQGMDRLKPEQIPQDWQRAGDRNEQKPSASGTRTSF; via the exons ATGGATGTTAAAAATGTAGTTAAATCCCAGGCAACTTTTTCCTGCCTGAAAGATTTGTTAGAGGATGGTGATGACCTGCTTCATTTTAAGGGTGTGGTTGATGTCACTGCTGGAAGAGCAGAGGAATACTGCAGcagacaggtgtcttcccacCCCACAGACGTAACCACTTgtcacacaggcaactgttgcctTAACACACAAGACTCTGCATCTCCTCAGTCTCTGGCAGATGTCCAGGCATGTAAagggcctgggctgggcagacCTCTAAGCAGGAATTCCCTGCTGGGTGAGCAGGCAGACACTTCCCTAGGTAATCTCACCGATTTTGGAAAAGATGACTCTGAAAAGTCTGCTGCTGTTCTGGAGATTTATGCAGAGAAAGTAACAAGTGTAAGTGATGACTTTTCTGATGATGACCTGGAGTACTTTGAATGCTCAGATGTGCTTACAGTACATGAAGATGAaatctggaaaaagaaattagaatTTTTATTAGAAagtgatgatgaagatgatctAAAGCTGAGTAAGGATTGTGATGGGTGTGCTTACTTCCTCAGTGAAATGCCTTGTGTGTTCCAAGTGTCAGATAACACTACGCCTATGGATACCCCCATTGGCTTCTGTGAGCATCAGTCAAAAATCAAAGGAGTAAACGTAAGGAGAGACCCCTCTATGTACAGCCAGTCAGCTCTGCAGACAGAGATGACTCTCACTGTTGGACACCACCGAGATAAAAGTGCCATTttgaaagacaaagagaagaATCAAGTGCCTGTTGCTTCTGCAGCCACTGGAAATGAACATCCCAGAAGTGAAGAAGAGACTAATGGAAGTGGCCGTCTGGCTGCAGGTTCCTCAAGGGACGAACCAAAGCCCAGGGacactgtccctgcccaggtAGATTCCTCTGCCCATGGCATAGGTGCTGCTTGCACAGATCAGGCTTCGGGGACAATGACAGAAACCAGCCCCGACGGGGACGTGCTGGGGGAAAGctcactgctgctggaggaggggaGAAGGAATGTGCCAGAGGGAAATGCACGGCACGCTGTCTGTACCTTAACAGAAAGTCTGAGGAGAAACCTTTTGAAGCTGTTAAACCCCGTAGAACTTTGCAGATATGTAAGTACTATAGGACAGTctttccaggctgcagcagcaggtagGGAATCCAGAGCTCCGTCTCCCAGCCAGGAGGGGGTCTGCTCAGCACAGATTACCGAAGAGGCAGAAAGTGTGCCAATGCAGGCTGGTCTGTGTCCGACAGAAGAGGCAGATAAAGACACTCacggggaaaggaaaaggacttGGAGGCTGTCTGAGCAAAACCAGATGCCAGATGAGAACATCTCATTTGGG AGTCAAGGTGCTAATCTTAAAAGCGTTACCCAGAATTGTGAGAACCTCTGTGTGGAGCCCAGAACAGAAAAGGAAGGCATCTTCAGGGCTTGTGAGAGTGCAGGAACCAGCCAGCTCTCTGCTGAAAACATGCTGCTAGCAAAGAATGCAGATTCACAGACCTCTTCTCTTCACTGTGCTCCTTGTGAAAAGAGAGAAGGTTGTCACCAACAGGTCTTCTCTGGACAACAAATTATTAGGAATGGCAAAAAGTTAAAGAATAACATTTCCCCTTCTCCTCGATGGGATATGGACTCTCTTCCTGATAAACAGGAATGCTTGTGTgctgttctctcttctgcaaagcTGTGTGATGAGCCaggggagggagagcagaggcctGGGCTTGACATACATGACAGCAGTAACCCAGATATTCTCTGCAGCCGATCAGCCCATGAGGCTGTGTCTGAAGCTAATCCCACGTCAGTCCTGGAATCTGGAGAAGCTGAGTGCAAAGGAGATGCTGATATATCTGCAGTGCATGACAAGCTGTGGAAACTTCTTCATGAAGATGACTCAGACTATCGAATCCCATTTGGAAGCAGAGGCACCCCAAGTTTAGGTACGAGGCTGACAGATATCAAAGTCACAGAACTGAACTCTGTGCAGGAGACCTGTTCCGATCTTCCTTCGCCAATGGATTTGATAGAAGAGCAGGAGCCCATCACAGAACCAGCTCATAAGCCCAGAACTGAGAAAGCTGACTGCAATGTTTCTGATATCCtcctgcagagagctgcagcatgTGAGAGTGCATCCAGAGGAAACATTTGTCTTGCACAAGTGGTAGGAACAGATGGTGTCTGTCTAAATTCTGGCACTGGGAATGAGAGGGAAACACCATCCATTTGTGTTTCAGCAAGCAGTGTCCTCCTAAGTACCCAGGAGTGCTTAGAGCCAAATCCAATGGCCATGGACAGGAATGGATCCACTGTGGCTTGGGAAGGGAAGCTTGCTGTTAATAATGCTGCCCAAACATGTGAAGCAGATTCTCCTCAAAGGTTACAAAATACTCAGAGTTGTAATTTAGCATGTCCCAAAGCTGACATATCAGATATGTCACATGGGACAGTTGGACAGTCACTTCACACTGAATACAACATAGCCATGACAAATGAGTCTGTACCTGGAGAAGGCTGTCATTTTATGGACTGCTATCCAGTGAGAGGAGAATTGGCTTATTTCCTTGAAGAGGAAGATATTTTTCCCAGTGAAAATACCAGTCAGTTTATACATGCAGAACACTCTTCTGTAAACACCATACATAAAAGTTGTGTAGTGAATttacaagaaaaaggaaatcacTCAGGCTTGAGTGCACCAAATTTCAGTAATTCTGACAGCTACCATCTTTCAAAAAATAATGGCTGTCAGGATTTTCAAGTTGTTTCTAATGCACAGAAATACAGTGATGTAATGCAGTCGCCTAGTTTAATTCAGCTTCACGAAACCATAACACATAAGAATCTACCCCAAAATACAGACCAACTGACAGAAGTAGCAAAACAAGAAGGAGCAGTCCCTCCCCCTTCTGGGGAGCCATTTTTAAGAGATTTTTATGTAGAAGTGCCCTGCTGTGAACCATGTAAACCAGGAGGAGAACAGAGAGAGATTTGCATACCTGAGGAACACAGGGCTGAAGCTTCCTGTGACTCAGGAGTTAGTCAGGTTTCAGAGAGTCAGACTGCAGCTTCCCTTTGTAATACAGAACAGCATTCATTTTTTGTTGACAGCACCTTCAGGTCTGATGAAGGGTTAAAAATAGATTCTTCAAAAAATCCCTCCTATGCAGCTAGAAGTGTAACATCAGCCAGTGCtccactgcccagggaggctcaAAGTGAGCACCACAGCACAGCAAGTGGGGAGGATGGAGGTTCCCAGGATTGGCTACATTCCCAGCAACTGCTTGGAAACAAAACCCTGCCCGTCCCCACATCTGTAAGCCACTCAGAGGGCCTTCCCAGTGAATCTGCAGTGGCGTGTCCTGCTACAAGAAATGAGGGAAAAACTGGATCCATACAAACGGGAGTCAAAACAAATGGGAATTTAACTACATTGGAAATTCCCTGCAAGTCATGGAAGGGTCTGTTCCAGAGGGTCCCTGGAGAAACCAAAGGAGAAGCAGCCTTGTGTGAAAATGAACATGAGATTCCAAGAGCTATTGAATACAACCCAGATGAAGCTGAAGCAAAGGCTCCTTTGCACACTTTGACTGGCTCCCAGGCTCTGAAACAGATTATGAATATTAGCACAGAGCAGTCTTGTCCTGACTTGATCCCTTCCAGCAAGACAGCTGAGGCTGAGAATTCAATTAAGTCCACTGAGTGTGATAAAAAGGAGGAAGTCAGGACAGCAGAGAGTGTAGTAAGTGGTTTAGTTAATTTGCCACCAGTTGATTCAGGGAACAACCAGTGTTTTCAAGAGCAACCACCCCACAGAAGAACTTCATCATTCTCTTTGGCGTGGACCACACTTGATCCATTCCCAGTCAACACAGAAAGTCAAAGAAATCAGGAAGGGTCAAAATCCTGCCAGATaccagtggctgctgcagggcctgagcccaTCAAATGTAAAGAGGACACAACAAAGAGCGGGCATGTAGCTGCTGGAGCTAAGAAGAAATTACCATCAGCAACTCTGTCCAAAAAACCCAGGCTGGAGGAGAGAGGAAGTGTCAGCAAGGATTCCAGCTGTGTTAAAAAGTCTGGGAAGAGCGAGGGAGGCGTGATTCATAAAGAGGATAGAAAAGAGCAAAGGAAACTCATTTTGAAAAAGGATAGCAAAG CCCCCAGGCTGCTGAAGAAGATCCAAGCAGAGCTATTCCCCGACTGCTCTGGAAGTATTAAGCTGTGCTGTCAGTTTGGTGACATTcatggtgactccaccattACATGGACTAAAGATTCCAAGGTACTGGCTCAGCTGCAGAGaag tgcccaggaTGACTCTCCCGTCTCTCTGGAAATAGCTGAAGCCAGTTACCAAGACCAGGGAATGTATTATTGCTGCTTGAACAACATGTATGGAAAGGTGACTGCTGAGTTTCATCTGACTGCTGCAG TATTGGAACGTCTTTCAAGTTTTCAGAGTTATGAAG GTGCGGAAGAAATCGAATTCATGCAGCTGATGTTCAGAGAAGACCCCCTCAGCTCCAGCTACTTTGGAGGGACGCTGCATGGAGCAATAATGACGGAGGGGCTGCACTTCGGCGAGGGGATGCACCGCAGAGCCTTCCGCAGCCGCGTGCTGCAGGGCCTGGCGCCCGCCTTCGCCCCCGGGCACCCCTGCGTGCTGAAGGTGCACAGCGCCCTCACCTACGGCACCAAGAGCAGGGACGAGCTGCTGCAGAAGAACTacagcctggcactgcag GAATGCTATGTCCAAAATACTGCAAGAGAGTATGCAAAGTTATATGCAGCTGAAGCTGAACCCTTGGAAGGCTTTGGAGAAGTACCAGA AATCATTCAGATTTTTCTTATTCATCGCCCTGCTAATAACATCCCCTATGCCACAGTGGAGGAGGAGCTGGTTGGGGAGTTTGTGAAATACTCTGTCAAGGATGGCAAGGAAGTGAATTTCCTGAGAAGAGACTCAGAGGCTGGCCAGAAGTGTTGCACCTTTCAGCACTGGGTGTATGAGAAGACCAATGGGAACTTGCTTGTCACTGACCTGCAAG GTGTAGGGATGAAGTTAACGGATGTTGGCATAGCAACCCTGGCCAAAGG GGGTGTCTCTGTCTCAGGCACTGGGGACTGCAGTGACCAGGGCATGGACAGGCTGAAACCAGAGCAGATCCCTCAAGACTGGCAACGTGCTGGGGACAGGAATGAGCAGAAACCATCAGCCTCTGGGACAAGGACTTCATTTTAA